The Streptomyces sp. P9-A4 genome contains a region encoding:
- a CDS encoding NAD-dependent epimerase/dehydratase family protein, giving the protein MSVPRTVLLTGAAGGVGTLMRELLPPYGYELRLLDVAPVPGATDAIVADLADRAALREAVRGVDAIVHLAGISLESTFDKIMAANIAGTYNLYEAAREEGVRRVVLASSNHAVGFTRRPREGEPLVPVDTPHRPDTFYGLSKCFGEDLAQLYWDLHGIETVSVRIGSCFPEPTSVRMLSLWLSPADCARLLHATLTAEDVAHTVVYGSSANTRAWWDLSTARALGFDPQDDSEPYAEKVVAEKGFPPEGSADDLYLGGHFCVTPPQWPH; this is encoded by the coding sequence ATGTCCGTCCCCCGCACCGTCCTGCTCACCGGCGCCGCCGGGGGCGTCGGCACGCTGATGCGGGAGCTGCTGCCCCCGTACGGCTACGAGCTCCGCCTCCTGGACGTCGCCCCCGTGCCGGGGGCGACGGACGCGATCGTGGCCGACCTCGCGGACCGCGCGGCGCTGCGCGAGGCGGTCCGGGGCGTCGACGCGATCGTGCATCTCGCGGGCATCTCCCTGGAGTCGACCTTCGACAAGATCATGGCCGCCAACATCGCGGGGACGTACAACCTGTACGAGGCCGCGCGCGAGGAGGGCGTGCGGCGCGTGGTCCTCGCCTCCAGCAACCACGCCGTCGGCTTCACCCGGCGGCCCCGCGAGGGCGAGCCGCTCGTCCCGGTCGACACCCCGCACCGCCCCGACACCTTCTACGGCCTCTCCAAGTGCTTCGGGGAGGATCTGGCGCAGCTCTACTGGGACCTGCACGGCATCGAGACCGTCTCGGTCCGCATCGGCTCCTGCTTCCCGGAGCCCACCTCGGTCCGGATGCTGTCGCTGTGGCTCAGCCCCGCCGACTGCGCCCGGCTGCTGCACGCCACCCTCACCGCCGAGGACGTGGCCCACACGGTGGTGTACGGCTCCTCCGCCAACACGCGCGCGTGGTGGGACCTCTCCACGGCGCGGGCGCTCGGCTTCGACCCGCAGGACGACTCGGAGCCGTACGCGGAGAAGGTCGTCGCGGAGAAGGGCTTCCCCCCGGAGGGCAGCGCCGACGACCTCTACCTGGGCGGCCACTTCTGCGTGACGCCGCCTCAGTGGCCGCACTGA
- a CDS encoding AraC family transcriptional regulator codes for MDEARGELDARYYANRMDVVDRERRPFVARFDTVALGPLVIGDLSCGADVRMSFGELGAYHLNAPFSGTMEMRQGGSPLVATPGEAVLLDPAGDTFLDCWSGDCRTLAVKIGAAALRDRLERLIGRPPRGPLILGPVLDITRGPGLSWVRFARQVAAEALAGNGLARHELVAAPLQEALLNGLLLAAEHPWREALAHPGEPRRPAPVKRVMDAVRERPEHPFTTTELAVLARVSVRRLQESFREYVGMSPMAYVREVRLDRVREELRAAAPDGVSVSEVAWRWGFAHQGRFAARYREKFGESPSCTLRASR; via the coding sequence GTGGACGAGGCGCGCGGCGAGCTGGACGCCCGCTACTACGCGAACCGCATGGACGTCGTCGACCGCGAGCGGCGCCCCTTCGTGGCCCGCTTCGACACCGTCGCGCTCGGTCCGCTGGTGATCGGCGACCTGAGCTGCGGGGCCGATGTGCGGATGAGCTTCGGGGAGCTGGGCGCGTACCACCTGAACGCGCCGTTCAGCGGCACGATGGAGATGCGCCAGGGCGGCTCCCCGCTCGTCGCGACGCCCGGCGAGGCCGTGCTGCTCGACCCGGCCGGTGACACCTTCCTCGACTGCTGGAGCGGGGACTGCCGGACCCTCGCGGTGAAGATCGGGGCGGCCGCCCTGCGCGACCGGCTGGAGCGGCTGATCGGCCGGCCGCCCCGGGGCCCGCTGATCCTGGGCCCCGTCCTGGACATCACGCGCGGGCCCGGTCTCAGCTGGGTGCGCTTCGCCCGCCAGGTCGCGGCCGAGGCGCTCGCGGGGAACGGCCTCGCCCGGCACGAGCTGGTGGCCGCGCCCCTCCAGGAGGCGCTGCTCAACGGGCTGCTGCTGGCCGCCGAGCACCCCTGGCGCGAGGCGCTGGCCCACCCGGGGGAGCCGCGGCGCCCGGCCCCGGTCAAACGCGTGATGGACGCGGTGCGGGAGCGCCCCGAGCACCCGTTCACGACCACCGAACTCGCCGTCCTGGCCCGGGTGAGCGTGCGCCGCCTCCAGGAGTCGTTCCGGGAGTACGTGGGGATGTCCCCGATGGCGTACGTCCGCGAGGTCCGCCTCGACCGGGTCCGCGAGGAGCTGCGGGCGGCGGCGCCGGACGGGGTGAGCGTGAGCGAGGTCGCCTGGCGCTGGGGCTTCGCCCACCAGGGGCGCTTCGCTGCCCGCTACCGGGAGAAGTTCGGCGAGTCGCCGTCCTGCACCCTGCGCGCGTCCCGCTGA
- a CDS encoding 5-dehydro-4-deoxyglucarate dehydratase has translation MTTAPLAGRLDGLLFFPVTAFAPDGSVDLDVLRAHVRAGVDAGAAAVFACCGTGEFHALTPEEFRDCVAAAVEAAEGRVPVVAGAGYGTALAIRYARLAEEAGADGLLAMPPYLVVADQAGLLRHYTELAAATSLDVIVYQRDNAVLTPATAVALARTDGVIGIKDGLGDLGLMQRIVSAVRAEGLDLLYFNGLPTAELTGAAYRGIGVSLYSSAVFCFAPDIALAYHRALAAGDDTTVNLLVDVFYRPLVELRDRGRGYAVSLVKAAVRRGGLEVGEVRPPLSEPAPEHVEELALLVERARALLKEAGA, from the coding sequence GTGACCACTGCCCCGCTCGCCGGCCGGCTCGACGGCCTGCTGTTCTTCCCCGTCACCGCCTTCGCGCCCGACGGCTCCGTCGACCTCGACGTCCTCCGCGCCCATGTACGCGCGGGCGTGGACGCGGGCGCCGCCGCCGTCTTCGCCTGCTGCGGCACCGGAGAGTTCCACGCCCTCACCCCCGAGGAGTTCCGGGACTGCGTCGCCGCCGCCGTCGAGGCGGCCGAGGGCCGCGTCCCCGTCGTCGCCGGCGCCGGATACGGCACCGCGCTCGCGATCCGGTACGCCCGCCTCGCCGAGGAGGCCGGCGCCGACGGACTCCTCGCCATGCCCCCGTACCTCGTCGTCGCCGACCAGGCCGGACTGCTCCGCCACTACACCGAACTCGCCGCCGCCACCTCGCTCGACGTCATCGTCTACCAGCGCGACAACGCGGTCCTCACCCCCGCCACCGCCGTCGCCCTCGCCCGCACCGACGGCGTCATCGGCATCAAGGACGGCCTGGGCGACCTCGGCCTCATGCAGCGGATCGTCAGCGCCGTCCGCGCCGAAGGCCTCGACCTCCTGTACTTCAACGGCCTGCCGACCGCCGAACTCACCGGCGCCGCCTACCGGGGCATCGGTGTCTCCCTCTACTCCTCCGCCGTCTTCTGCTTCGCCCCCGACATCGCCCTCGCCTATCACCGCGCCCTCGCCGCCGGCGACGACACCACCGTGAACCTGCTCGTCGACGTCTTCTACCGGCCCCTGGTCGAACTCCGCGACCGGGGCAGGGGATACGCCGTCTCGCTCGTCAAGGCGGCGGTACGGCGGGGAGGCCTGGAGGTGGGAGAGGTACGGCCGCCACTGAGCGAACCCGCCCCCGAACACGTCGAGGAACTCGCCCTGCTCGTCGAGCGCGCCCGCGCCCTCCTCAAGGAGGCCGGAGCGTGA